Proteins from a genomic interval of Bombus affinis isolate iyBomAffi1 chromosome 18, iyBomAffi1.2, whole genome shotgun sequence:
- the LOC126926441 gene encoding chymotrypsin inhibitor-like: MYRFFLALFVIMATYFVLTQASCPANEEWNDCGTACPLTCENPNPRICTLQCVAGCECAQGYVRNEWQKCVEPDDC; encoded by the exons ATGTATCGCTTCTTTCTGGCTTTGTTCGTCATCATGGCAACCTATTTTGTTT TAACCCAGGCGAGCTGCCCAGCTAACGAGGAGTGGAATGACTGCGGTACTGCCTGTCCGCTGACTTGCGAGAATCCCAATCCTAGAATTTGCACATTG caatgcgTTGCAGGCTGTGAGTGTGCACAAGGATATGTTAGAAACGAGTGGCAAAAATGTGTTGAACCGGATGATTGTTAA